One Vespa crabro chromosome 1, iyVesCrab1.2, whole genome shotgun sequence genomic region harbors:
- the LOC124426247 gene encoding vacuolar protein sorting-associated protein 26B-like produces the protein MSFFGFGQSADIDITLDGAETRKTADIKSEDGKKEHHLLYYDGEAISGKITISLRKAGKLEHQGVKVEFIGQIELYYDRGNHHEFINLVKELTRPGELTHNTVYTFEFANVEKPYESYTGSNVRLRYFLKVTIVRRLSDIVKELELVVHTLSSYPDMNNPIKMEVGIEDCLHIEFEYNKSKYHLKDVIVGKIYFLLVRIKIKHMEIAIIKRETTGSGPHTFTENETIAKYEIMDGAPVRGESIPIRVFLAGYDLAPTMRDINKKFSVRYFLNLVLMDEEDRRYFKQQEITLWRKGERSRKSQTASPHMPSHLVSAETGFPQGAAQNGPPSVITTTDQLSTNVKSIEETPAPMEGMTREEGDGEGEKEANPENN, from the exons atg AGTTTCTTTGGATTCGGTCAGTCTGCTGACATAGACATTACTTTGGATGGTGCAGAGACCAGAAAGACAGCAGATATCAAATCTGAGGATGGCAAAAAAGAACATCATTTGCTTTATTATGATGGGGAGGCAATATCTGGAAAG ATTACCATTAGTTTGAGAAAAGCTGGTAAGCTAGAACATCAAGGTGTTAAAGTGGAATTCATTGGGCAGATTGAATTATACTATGACAGAGGTAATCATCATGAGTTTATTAATCTGGTAAAAGAGTTAACCAGGCCTGGTGAATTAACTCATAATACTGTATATACCTTTGAATTTGCAAATGTTGAGAAGCCTTATGAAAGTTATACTGGTTCTAATGTGCGGCTTAGATACTTTCTCAAAGTGACAATTGTTCGAAGACTTAGTGATATTGTTAAAGAACTCGAACTAGTTGTGCATACACTTAGTTCCTATCCTGATATGAACAATCCTATTAAAATGGAAGTCGGAATAGAAGACTGCCTGCATATTGAATTTGAATACAACAAAAGCaa ATATCACTTAAAAGATGTTATTGTGGGTAAAATATACTTTCTATTGGTTAGAATTAAAATCAAGCATATGGAAATTGCCATTATAAAACGAGAAACAACTGGTTCTG GGCCACATACATTTACAGAAAATGAAACGATAgctaaatatgaaattatggATGGTGCTCCAGTACGTGGAGAATCTATACCTATTAGAGTATTTCTAGCGGGATATGATTTAGCTCCCACAATGCGTGATATTAACAAGAAATTCAGTGTTAGATATTTTCTCAACTTAGTTCTAATGGATGAGGAAGATCGCAGATATTTTAAACAGCAA GAAATCACTTTATGGCGTAAAGGTGAAAGAAGTAGAAAGTCTCAAACGGCATCTCCACATATGCCGTCGCATTTAGTGTCAGCTGAAACAGGATTTCCACAAGGTGCTGCACAAAATGGACCACCATCAGTGATAACAACCACTGATCAATTATCAACTAATGTTAAAAGTATAGAGGAAACTCCTGCTCCCATGGAAGGTATGACACGTGAGGAAGGAgatggagaaggagagaaggaagcAAATccagaaaataattaa
- the LOC124422068 gene encoding tubulin gamma-1 chain-like has translation MPCEMITLQLGQCGNQIGFEFWKRLCAEHGISPEGILEDYAIDGTDRKDVFFYQSDDEHYIPRAVLLDLEPRVIHTIMNSPYSKLYNPENIYLSKHGGGAGNNWASGYHQGEKLQEEIFDILDREADGSDSLEGFVLCHSIAGGTGSGMGSFMLESLADRFPKKLIETYSVFPNQDEISDVVVQPYNSLLTLKRLTHCADCVVVLDNTALNRIASDRLHIQNPTFTQINKLVSTIMSVSTTTLRYPSYMNNDLVSLIAPLIPTPRLHFLMTGYTPITTDQEGASVRKTSVLDVMRRLLQPKNMMVSAALDRNASHCYISILNIIQGEVDPTQVHKSLQRIRERKLAQFIPWGPASIQVALSRKSPYIQSTHRVSGLMLANHTNISSLFDRALQQYDKLRKREAFLEQFRKEKMFEDNLDELDSSRAVVEYLVKEYQAATKLDYLTWNPTKEQ, from the exons atgccATGTGAAATGATAACACTACAACTTGGCCAATGTGGCAATCAAA ttGGATTTGAATTTTGGAAAAGATTATGTGCAGAACATGGTATCAGCCCAGAAGGGATTTTAGAAGATTATGCCATAGATGGAACTGACCGAAAAGAtgtctttttttatcaatcaGATGATGAACATTATATACCAAGAGCCGTTTTATTAGATTTAGAACCTAGAGTAATTCATACCATCATGAATTCTCCATATTCAAAA CTCTATAAtccagaaaatatatatttatcgaaacaTGGTGGTGGAGCTGGCAATAATTGGGCCTCTGGCTATCATCAAGGAGAAAAATTAcaagaagaaatttttgatattttagaTCGAGAAGCAGATGGAAGTGATAGTTTAGAA GGTTTTGTCTTGTGTCATTCTATAGCAGGTGGTACTGGTTCTGGTATGGGATCTTTTATGTTGGAATCTCTTGCAGACCGATTTCCAAAAAAGTTGATTGAAACGTATAGCGTCTTTCCAAATCAGGATGAAATAAG CGATGTTGTGGTACAACCATACAATTCTTTACTAACGTTAAAAAGACTAACTCATTGTGCAGATTGCGTTGTTGTCTTAGACAATACAGCTTTGAATAGAATTGCATCGGACAGACTACATATACAAAACCCTACTTTCACACAAATTAATAAACTTGTCTCTACAATAATGTCTGTCAGCACCACAACTCTTAG ATATCCTtcatatatgaataatgattTAGTTAGTTTAATTGCTCCATTGATACCTACACCACGTCTACACTTTTTAATGACAGGATATACACCTATTACTACAGATCAAgag GGTGCATCAGTAAGGAAAACATCTGTTTTGGATGTAATGCGACGTTTACTGCAACCAAAAAATATGATGGTTTCTGCTGCATTGGATAGAAATGCTTCTCATTGTTACATATCTATTTTGAACATTATACag ggCGAAGTCGATCCCACACAAGTACATAAATCTTTACAAAGAATACGAGAACGGAAGTTAGCGCAATTTATACCCTGGGGACCTGCTAGTATACAAGTTGCTCTTTCTAGAAAATCTCCGTATATTCAAAGTACACATCGTGTATCAGGTTTAATGCTGGCCAATCATACCAACATATCATCA CTCTTTGATCGAGCCCTACAACAATATGATAAATTACGCAAACGAGAGGCATTCTTAGAAcagtttcgaaaagaaaaaatgtttgagGATAATCTTGATGAGCTTGATAGTTCAAGAGCTGTAGTTGAATATTTAGTAAAAGAATATCAAGCAGCAACTAAACTTGATTACTTAACATGGAATCCAActaaagaacaataa
- the LOC124427544 gene encoding uncharacterized protein LOC124427544 isoform X1: MIKMSFSLITCAWLITFGILTNLSHGELEFYQDAVPEVPQDITALKQFAEYITNQNQKQHMHHSYLLPLLTSQIHKKHHLDLNEQDEHEIFKSLKEKFNLDDRLREQKLTPWNYISQIQHRDLKQTLPKNDYNLLYYGFNPLFKNFKDYFDSELSYQGNELIKDNRKYRNIDIGYLQEKRQSLYNAEIEDNTDKEIIADLLKKNLMSSNRQIIEENKDFIPSFAQVPEFTYFFDDSNLKEKYPFIQPNDPRYYENTIFPVDTRNNERDQELTIEPIIIKENILNEQTTVKQLKDIEIDKHNEIRNITVGTLMEEEKSEKNRPFVVSIAENLNDDIYFIAVIAGCSAAIMFICVLISLTWCRLHRGVKAAADIEYPAYGVTGPNKDISPSEDQRLAQSAQMYHFQHQKQQIIAMENRTSTTRDPGSLSEAESDEENEEGDYTVYECPGLAATSEMEVKNPLFHDDPTPATPAHTNKEEDNM; encoded by the exons ATGATCAAAATGTCATTTAGTTTGATTACTTGTGCATGGCTAATTACTTTTGGTATCCTAACGAATCTCTCTCATGGCGAACTTGAATTTTACCAGG atgCAGTTCCAGAAGTGCCACAAGATATTACTGCTTTAAAACAGTTCGCTGAATACATTACAAATCAAAATCAGAAACAACACATGCATCATTCATATCTACTACCACTTCTTACCTCACAGATTCACAAGAAACATCACTTGGATCTTAACGAACAAGATGAACATGAAATTTTTAagtcattaaaagaaaaatttaatttggaTGATAGATtgagagaacaaaaattaacACCCTGGAATTATATTTCCCAGATTCAACATAGAGATTTAAAACAGACTTTGcctaaaaacgattataatcttttatattatggTTTTAATCCATTGTTTAAAAACTTTAAAGATTACTTTGATTCTGAACTATCTTATCAAggtaatgaattaataaaagataatcgaaagtacagaaatatagatattggatatttgcaagaaaaaagacaatCTCTGTACAATGCAGAGATTGAAGATAACACtgacaaagaaataatagctgatcttttaaaaaaaaatttgatgtcAAGTAATAGacaaataatagaagaaaataaagacttTATACCATCATTTGCACAAGTACCTGAATTCACATATTTTTTTGATGACtcaaatttgaaagaaaaatatccatTTATTCAACCTAATGATCCTAGGTATTATGAAAATACCATTTTTCCTGTGG ATACTAGAAATAATGAGAGAGATCAGGAGTTAACAATTGAGCCCataattatcaaagaaaatatattaaatgaacaAACTACGgtaaaacaattaaaagatATAGAGATCGATAAACacaatgaaataagaaatattactgTAGGAACAttaatggaagaagaaaaatctgaaaaaaatCGTCCTTTTGTTGTTTCAATTGctgaaaatttaaatgatgatatatattttattg CTGTTATTGCTGGTTGCAGTGCAGCAATAATGTTCATTTGTGTATTAATCAGTTTAACATGGTGCAG ATTGCATCGTGGAGTAAAAGCAGCTGCTGATATAGAATATCCAGCTTATGGTGTAACAGGTCCAAATAAGGATATATCACCTTCTGAAGACCAAAGACTGGCTCAATCAGCACAAATGTATCATTTTCAACATCAGAAACAACAGATTATTGCTATGGAAAA TCGTACCTCTACAACTAGAGATCCAGGATCTTTATCCGAAGCAGAAAGtgatgaagaaaatgaagaaggcGATTATACTGTTTATGAATGTCCTGGTTTAGCTGCA ACTAGTGAAATGGAGGTAAAAAATCCCTTATTTCATGATGATCCAACTCCAGCTACACCAGCACATACTAATAAAGAAGAGGACAATATGTAG
- the LOC124432677 gene encoding uncharacterized protein LOC124432677 has translation MLKTIGLIVLSAFFVFTIADDSTSDNPIVNAPIGKIRGSILTSRLGRKIYSFRSVRYAEPPVGQQRFQVAIPAKDWNDTYDGTKEGPACSTITETPISEDCLRLNVYTTKLPSKNTKDGNFKGRPVLVFFHPGGFYLFSGQYRFFGPEYIMDKDIVLVTLNYRLGTLGFISTGDSLAPGNLGLKDQVVALRWIQRNIAAFGGDPNSVTIGGYSVGSIAVLLHMLSPMSKGLFHRGIAMSGSHISLQPLPTEQKHIAKKQAELLGCPTDTTGSMLICLKSKPIERFTETMPQLFEWYWNPMTVWSVVVEPDIQGVERFLTAQPIDLIREGKIHEVPLIIGTTKDEFGGLVTAIERLVKAGNTSILDDLNERWDTFAPISFMYERDTPRSKYISQELRRFYFGNQPISRESYDGIGQINSDSIVVFPVLRAARLIADNSKLPVYFYRFSYDGRFSFSTWNETTPYGTPVHHDDLQYLFYMSAVFPYFNASDPEIQMVERYTAMWASFVETGEPIPSNDKMFSNVKWERFTKENDKYLNIDLHPTMKQGIFPERMALWERLFPLPPPSHPIDYQKTPQYFVERVQRARQSSFKKIVKKNPLRKMLKTIGLIVLSTFFVFTIADDPTSENPIVNAPIGKIRGSILTSRLGRKIYSFRSVRYAEPPVGQQRFQIAIPAKDWNDTYDGTKEGPACSTLSKTPISEDCLRLNVYTTKLPSKNTKDENFKGRPVLVFFHPGGFYIFSGQYRFFGPEYIMDQDIVLVTLNYRLGTLGFISTGDSLAPGNLGLKDQVVALRWIQRNIAAFGGDPNSVTISGYSVGSISVLLHMLSPMSKGLFHKAIAMSGSHILLEPIPTEQKHLAKKQAELLDCPTDTTGSMLICLKSKPIEQFTETMPQFFEWYGDPILIWKWVVEPEIEGVERFLTGQPADLIREGKIHEVPLIIGITEGEFSGVVTGIEKLVKAGNTSIFDNLNTRWDTIAPISFIYERDTPRSKHISQELRQFYFGDQPISRESYNGISNIYADSVIIFPVHRAAQLIADNSKLPVYFYKFSYEGRFSFAMWNDTTPYGPPVHHDDLQYLFYMSAVFPYFNASDPEIQMVERYTAMWASFVETGEPIPSNDKMFSNVKWERFTKENDKYLNIDLHPTMKQGIFPERMALWERLFPLPPPSHSIDYQKSQ, from the exons atgttgaaaacgATCGGGCTCATTGTTTTGAGCgcgtttttcgtttttacaaTTGCGGATGATTCGACTTCGGACAATCCAATAGTAAATGCACCCATTGGAAAGATTCGTGGATCGATCTTAACATCGAGATTGggtagaaaaatttattcgtttcgaAGTGTAAGATATGCCGAACCTCCAGTCGGTCAACAAAGATTTCAG gtTGCCATACCAGCAAAAGATTGGAATGATACATACGATGGTACTAAGGAAGGACCTGCATGTAGTACCATAACCGAGACACCTATATCCGAGGATTGTTTACGTTTGAATGTCTACACAACTAAA tTACCatcgaaaaatacaaaagatggAAATTTCAAAGGACGTCCAGTTCTAGTCTTCTTCCATCCTGGTGGCTTCTACCTCTTTTCTGGTCAATATCGATTTTTTGGTCCTGAATATATCATGGATAAGGACATTGTTTTAGTGACATTGAACTATCGACTTGGAACTTTAG GTTTCATAAGTACAGGAGATTCGCTTGCACCAGGAAATTTGGGCTTGAAGGATCAAGTCGTAGCTCTTCGTTGGATTCAGAGAAACATTGCAGCATTCGGAGGAGATCCCAACTCGGTTACTATTGGTGGTTACAGTGTCGGAAGCATCGCTGTGTTATTACATATGTTGTCACCAATGTCAAAGGGTCTCTTCCACAGAGGAATTGCAATGAGTGGTTCTCATATATCATTACAACCACTACCGACCGAACAGAAACACATAGCCAAGAAACAGGCAGAATTATTAGGTTGTCCAACAGACACAACAGGATCCATGTTGATCTGTTTAAAATCTAAACCAATCGAACGATTTACTGAAACTATGCCGCAACTTTTT GAATGGTATTGGAATCCGATGACAGTATGGTCAGTAGTCGTAGAGCCAGATATACAGGGTGTTGAAAGATTTTTAACTGCTCAACCTATCGATTTGATCAGAGAAGGCAAGATCCACGAAGTCCCTCTCATTATTGGTACTACCAAAGACGAATTTGGTGGATTGGTCACCG CTATCGAAAGATTAGTAAAAGCAGGAAATACTTCGATATTAGATGATTTAAATGAAAGGTGGGATACTTTTGCGCCTATCAGTTTTATGTACGAAAGAGATACACCTCGTTCGAAATATATCAGTCAAGAATTACGACGATTCTATTTCGGAAATCAACCGATCAGTCGAGAATCATATGATGGAATAGGTCAG ATCAATAGCGATAGCATTGTCGTATTCCCAGTGCTTCGTGCCGCACGATTGATTGCTGATAATAGTAAACTTCCAGTATATTTCTACAGATTTTCGTACGACGGACGTTTCAGTTTCTCTACATGGAACGAAACTACTCCATATG GAACACCTGTACACCACGATGATCTGCAATACTTATTTTACATGAGTGCCGTTTTCCCTTACTTCAACGCATCCGATCCGGAAATTCAAATGGTTGAACGTTATACTGCAATGTGGGCAAGTTTCGTAGAAACCGGTGAACCCATTCCAAGCAATGATAAGATGTTTAGTAACGTTAAGTGGGAGAGATTCACAAAGgagaatgataaatatttaaacattgattTACATCCCACTATGAAACAGGGTATCTTTCCCGAAAGAATGGCTCTATGGGAACGATTGTTCCCTTTGCCACCACCGTCTCACCCTATCGATTATCAGAAAa CGCCTCAATATTTTGTCGAGCGCGTTCAACGTGCACGACAAAGTTCTTTCAA aaaaattgttaaaaagaatcctttgagaaaaatgttaaaaacaatcGGGCTCATTGTTTTGAGCacgtttttcgtttttacaaTTGCGGATGATCCGACATCGGAAAATCCAATAGTAAATGCACCCATTGGAAAGATTCGTGGATCGATCTTAACATCGAGATTGggtagaaaaatttattcgtttcgaAGTGTAAGATATGCCGAACCTCCAGTCGGTCAACAAAGATTTCAG atTGCCATACCAGCAAAAGATTGGAATGATACATACGATGGTACTAAGGAAGGACCTGCGTGTAGTACTTTAAGCAAGACACCTATATCCGAGGATTGTTTACGTTTGAATGTTTACACAACTAAA tTACCatcgaaaaatacaaaagatgaAAATTTCAAAGGACGTCCAGTTTTGGTCTTCTTCCATCCTGGTGgcttctatatattttctggTCAATATCGATTTTTTGGTCCTGAATATATCATGGATCAGGACATCGTCTTAGTAACATTGAACTATCGGCTTGGAACTTTAG GTTTCATAAGTACAGGAGATTCGCTTGCACCAGGAAATTTGGGCTTGAAGGATCAAGTCGTAGCTCTTCGTTGGATTCAGAGAAACATTGCAGCATTCGGAGGAGACCCCAACTCGGTTACTATTAGTGGTTACAGTGTCGGAAGCATCTCTGTGTTATTACACATGTTATCACCAATGTCAAAAGGTCTTTTCCACAAAGCAATTGCGATGAGCGGTTCTCATATACTATTAGAACCAATCCCAACAGAGCAAAAACACTTAGCCAAAAAACAGGCAGAATTATTAGATTGTCCAACAGACACAACAGGATCCATGTTGATCTGTCTAAAATCAAAACCAATCGAACAATTTACTGAAACTATGCCGCAATTTTTC gaATGGTATGGTGATCCAATCTTAATATGGAAATGGGTCGTGGAGCCAGAAATAGAAGGTGTTGAAAGATTTTTAACTGGTCAACCTGCCGATTTGATCAGAGAAGGCAAGATTCATGAAGTTCCTCTCATCATTGGTATCACCGAAGGCGAATTTAGTGGTGTCGTTACAG GCATCGAGAAATTAGTCAAAGCAGGAAATACATCGATATTCGATAATCTAAATACAAGATGGGATACCATTGCGCCCATCAGTTTTATATACGAAAGGGATACACCTCGTTCGAAACATATCAGTCAAGAATTGCGACAATTCTATTTCGGAGATCAACCGATCAGTCGAGAATCATACAATGGAATATCTAAT atCTACGCTGATAGCGTTATCATATTCCCAGTACATCGTGCCGCTCAACTGATTGCTGATAATAGTAAACTTCCAGTATATTTCTACAAATTTTCATACGAAGGACGTTTCAGTTTCGCCATGTGGAACGATACAACTCCATACG GACCACCTGTACACCACGATGATCTGCAATACTTATTTTACATGAGTGCCGTTTTCCCTTACTTCAACGCATCCGATCCGGAAATTCAAATGGTTGAACGTTATACTGCAATGTGGGCAAGTTTCGTAGAAACCGGTGAACCCATTCCAAGCAATGATAAGATGTTTAGTAACGTTAAGTGGGAGAGATTCACAAAGgagaatgataaatatttaaacattgattTACATCCCACTATGAAACAAGGTATCTTTCCCGAAAGAATGGCTCTATGGGAACGATTGTTCCCTTTGCCACCACCGTCTCACTCCATCGATTATCAGAAAagtcaataa
- the LOC124427544 gene encoding uncharacterized protein LOC124427544 isoform X2, which produces MIKMSFSLITCAWLITFGILTNLSHGELEFYQDAVPEVPQDITALKQFAEYITNQNQKQHMHHSYLLPLLTSQIHKKHHLDLNEQDEHEIFKSLKEKFNLDDRLREQKLTPWNYISQIQHRDLKQTLPKNDYNLLYYGFNPLFKNFKDYFDSELSYQGNELIKDNRKYRNIDIGYLQEKRQSLYNAEIEDNTDKEIIADLLKKNLMSSNRQIIEENKDFIPSFAQVPEFTYFFDDSNLKEKYPFIQPNDPRYYENTIFPVDTRNNERDQELTIEPIIIKENILNEQTTVKQLKDIEIDKHNEIRNITVGTLMEEEKSEKNRPFVVSIAENLNDDIYFIAVIAGCSAAIMFICVLISLTWCRLHRGVKAAADIEYPAYGVTGPNKDISPSEDQRLAQSAQMYHFQHQKQQIIAMEKDPGSLSEAESDEENEEGDYTVYECPGLAATSEMEVKNPLFHDDPTPATPAHTNKEEDNM; this is translated from the exons ATGATCAAAATGTCATTTAGTTTGATTACTTGTGCATGGCTAATTACTTTTGGTATCCTAACGAATCTCTCTCATGGCGAACTTGAATTTTACCAGG atgCAGTTCCAGAAGTGCCACAAGATATTACTGCTTTAAAACAGTTCGCTGAATACATTACAAATCAAAATCAGAAACAACACATGCATCATTCATATCTACTACCACTTCTTACCTCACAGATTCACAAGAAACATCACTTGGATCTTAACGAACAAGATGAACATGAAATTTTTAagtcattaaaagaaaaatttaatttggaTGATAGATtgagagaacaaaaattaacACCCTGGAATTATATTTCCCAGATTCAACATAGAGATTTAAAACAGACTTTGcctaaaaacgattataatcttttatattatggTTTTAATCCATTGTTTAAAAACTTTAAAGATTACTTTGATTCTGAACTATCTTATCAAggtaatgaattaataaaagataatcgaaagtacagaaatatagatattggatatttgcaagaaaaaagacaatCTCTGTACAATGCAGAGATTGAAGATAACACtgacaaagaaataatagctgatcttttaaaaaaaaatttgatgtcAAGTAATAGacaaataatagaagaaaataaagacttTATACCATCATTTGCACAAGTACCTGAATTCACATATTTTTTTGATGACtcaaatttgaaagaaaaatatccatTTATTCAACCTAATGATCCTAGGTATTATGAAAATACCATTTTTCCTGTGG ATACTAGAAATAATGAGAGAGATCAGGAGTTAACAATTGAGCCCataattatcaaagaaaatatattaaatgaacaAACTACGgtaaaacaattaaaagatATAGAGATCGATAAACacaatgaaataagaaatattactgTAGGAACAttaatggaagaagaaaaatctgaaaaaaatCGTCCTTTTGTTGTTTCAATTGctgaaaatttaaatgatgatatatattttattg CTGTTATTGCTGGTTGCAGTGCAGCAATAATGTTCATTTGTGTATTAATCAGTTTAACATGGTGCAG ATTGCATCGTGGAGTAAAAGCAGCTGCTGATATAGAATATCCAGCTTATGGTGTAACAGGTCCAAATAAGGATATATCACCTTCTGAAGACCAAAGACTGGCTCAATCAGCACAAATGTATCATTTTCAACATCAGAAACAACAGATTATTGCTATGGAAAA AGATCCAGGATCTTTATCCGAAGCAGAAAGtgatgaagaaaatgaagaaggcGATTATACTGTTTATGAATGTCCTGGTTTAGCTGCA ACTAGTGAAATGGAGGTAAAAAATCCCTTATTTCATGATGATCCAACTCCAGCTACACCAGCACATACTAATAAAGAAGAGGACAATATGTAG
- the LOC124432715 gene encoding sperm flagellar protein 1-like, whose protein sequence is MNDIADQCEYKKDQSDISKELCAWIESIPFTKPKKNISPLSLYRDLSDGVLLAEILKYYYPRYVDLHNYIPANNFFLKKDNWNTLNRKVLTKIDMKLNKDIISLLANCHQGTIEKLLFEIKNKIERINHQDVLSLNETRNDELVNNNVKLSENLNNRDSIEMLTSKNAKIKEFSVSRQLKINCIKGAIFNATKWLFSWFCFWNFFLSYGRKNNVIEDIKIEVDQKDEDVPHQICIQLKQELREKDNLICTLNHKIAYLEGAMKLKDLRISGLTSQIVQNAVEMDNFGKCQGNEHQSKTRIRFFSNNHKHSENEINMML, encoded by the exons ATGAATGACATAGCAGATCAATGCGAgtataaaaaagatcaaagcgatatttcgaaagaattaTGTGCCTGGATCGAAAGTATTCCTTTTACGAAACCTAAGAAGAATATATCTCCTCTGTCGTTATACAGAGATTTATCGGATGGCG TCTTGTTAGCTGAAATtctcaagtattattatccCCGTTACGTTGATCTTCATAATTACATACctgcaaataattttttcttgaagAAAGATAATTGGAATACATTAAATCGTAAAGTATTAACGAAGATCgatatgaaattgaacaaagaTATTATAAGTTTACTCGCTAATTGTCATCAAGGAACAATAGAGAAGCTCCTTTTTGAGATCAAAAACAAAATCGAAAGAATCAATCATCAGGATGTTTTGTCGTTAAATGAAACGCGAAATGATGAGCTag ttaacaataacgttaaattATCGGAAAATCTGAATAATCGGGATTCTATTGAAATGTTAACATCTAAGAATGCGAAGATTAAAGAATTTTCTGTTTCTCGtcaattaaagataaattgtATAAAGGGAGCGATATTTAACGCTACAAAATGGTTGTTTAGTTGGTTCTGCTTTTGGAATTTCTTCCTGAGTTATG GACGAAAGAATAATGTaatagaagatataaaaatcgaaGTTGATCAGAAAGACGAAGACGTACCACATCAAATTTGTATTCAATTGAAGCAAGAATTACGTGAGAAAGATAATCTAATATGTACTCTGAATCATAAAATCGCTTATCTGGAAGGAGCAATGAAGTTGAAAGATCTACGCATATCTGGTCTAACGTCACAAATAGTACAAAACGCCGTGGAAATGGATAACTTTGGTAAATGTCAAGGAAATGAACATCAATCGAAAACACGTATACGTTTTTTCTCTAATAATCACAAACATAGCGAAAATGAAATCAACATGATGCTATAA